In Dehalococcoidia bacterium, the following are encoded in one genomic region:
- a CDS encoding CoA transferase — translation MGENAHNGPLVGVKALEFSEIIAAPFGGMLLSDMGADVIKVEPPGGDPWRGFQPLGLKEGRGYISLNRGKRGIVLDLTAAEGREVAHRLAERCDIVIVNYRPDVAPKLGIDYATLSAKNPRLIYCDNTAFGRRGPYSHRPGYDIIAQAVTGLMSVEGRQENGVPLLNALPSADLSTGIAIAWGICAALYARERTGKGQCISTTLMASALLIQNTRFMSIDAVDTERREAAIDKINELRKQGAPYKDQIGVISAVRPVVGNIYYRCYKTADGFVAVGCLSTPLRRKLIGALSMEDWRIGKRPDEVDASDPKVKEYGAGLVAQAEALFASKPTDEWVTILDAAGVPAGPLKFTEELLEDPQVQENEFVASFDHPLMGPVRQMGPMLQMSETPLRVQGPSPTLGEHTDEVLRSAGYSDDAIAAMREKGVLGTPVE, via the coding sequence ATGGGCGAGAACGCACACAACGGGCCGCTGGTGGGCGTCAAGGCGCTCGAGTTTTCCGAGATCATCGCGGCGCCCTTCGGCGGCATGCTGCTCTCCGACATGGGCGCCGATGTCATCAAGGTCGAACCGCCGGGAGGCGATCCCTGGCGCGGCTTCCAGCCGCTCGGGCTGAAGGAAGGCCGCGGTTACATCTCGCTCAACCGCGGCAAGCGCGGCATCGTGCTGGACCTCACCGCCGCGGAAGGGCGCGAGGTCGCGCACAGGCTCGCCGAGCGCTGCGACATCGTCATCGTGAACTACCGGCCGGACGTGGCACCGAAGCTGGGCATCGACTACGCGACGCTCTCCGCGAAGAATCCGCGCCTGATCTATTGCGACAACACGGCGTTCGGACGGCGCGGCCCGTATTCGCACCGCCCGGGCTACGACATCATCGCCCAGGCAGTGACGGGCCTGATGTCCGTCGAGGGGCGCCAGGAAAACGGCGTGCCGCTGCTCAACGCGCTGCCATCGGCGGACCTGTCGACGGGCATCGCGATCGCGTGGGGCATCTGCGCGGCGCTCTACGCGCGCGAGCGTACCGGCAAGGGCCAGTGCATCAGCACGACGCTGATGGCGAGCGCCCTGCTGATCCAGAACACGCGCTTCATGTCGATCGATGCGGTCGATACGGAACGTCGTGAGGCGGCGATCGACAAGATCAACGAGCTGCGCAAGCAGGGCGCCCCGTACAAGGACCAGATCGGCGTCATCAGCGCGGTGCGGCCCGTCGTCGGGAACATCTACTATCGGTGCTACAAGACCGCCGATGGATTCGTCGCCGTCGGATGTCTCAGCACGCCGCTGCGCAGGAAGCTGATCGGCGCACTCAGCATGGAAGACTGGCGCATCGGCAAGCGCCCGGATGAGGTCGACGCCAGCGACCCCAAGGTCAAGGAGTACGGCGCCGGACTCGTGGCGCAGGCGGAGGCGCTGTTCGCTTCCAAGCCGACGGACGAGTGGGTGACGATCCTCGATGCCGCGGGTGTGCCGGCCGGCCCGCTGAAGTTCACCGAAGAGCTGCTCGAAGACCCGCAAGTGCAGGAGAATGAGTTCGTGGCGTCGTTCGACCACCCGCTGATGGGGCCCGTGCGCCAGATGGGACCGATGCTCCAGATGTCGGAGACGCCGCTGCGCGTGCAGGGCCCCTCGCCGACGCTCGGCGAACACACTGACGAAGTGCTCCGCAGCGCCGGCTACAGCGACGACGCCATCGCTGCGATGCGTGAGAAGGGCGTTTTGGGCACGCCGGTCGAGTGA
- the nusG gene encoding transcription termination/antitermination protein NusG yields the protein MARKGKAAAQAAEIEQQDPAGAESPEEAAIQEGRSWYVIHTYSGYENKVKTNLEHRIQTMDAKDLIFQVVVPTEDEIEIRDGQRRTVARKIFPGYVLVQMIDLKEDDIDSSRAWFVVRNTPGVTGFVGSGTKPVPLEPPEVKRILRQMRVEAPKVKVGFVVGQSVRIVDGPFQDFVGTVDDINLEKGKVKVLVSFFGRETPVELDFLQVERL from the coding sequence ATGGCGCGAAAAGGCAAAGCCGCAGCTCAGGCCGCCGAGATCGAACAGCAGGACCCCGCCGGCGCGGAGTCGCCCGAAGAAGCCGCGATCCAGGAAGGCCGTTCCTGGTACGTGATCCACACGTACTCGGGCTACGAGAACAAGGTGAAGACGAATCTGGAGCACCGCATCCAGACCATGGATGCGAAGGATCTGATTTTCCAGGTCGTCGTGCCGACGGAAGACGAGATCGAGATCCGGGATGGGCAGCGCCGGACGGTGGCGCGCAAGATCTTTCCGGGGTACGTGCTCGTACAGATGATCGACCTGAAGGAAGACGACATCGATTCGAGCCGCGCGTGGTTCGTGGTGCGAAACACGCCGGGCGTGACGGGGTTCGTCGGGTCGGGCACGAAGCCGGTGCCGCTCGAGCCGCCGGAGGTGAAGCGCATCCTGCGCCAGATGCGCGTCGAAGCGCCGAAGGTCAAGGTCGGCTTTGTCGTCGGCCAGAGCGTCCGTATTGTCGATGGACCGTTCCAGGACTTCGTCGGCACGGTGGACGACATCAACCTGGAGAAGGGCAAGGTCAAGGTGCTGGTGTCGTTCTTCGGACGCGAGACGCCGGTTGAGCTGGACTTCTTGCAGGTGGAGCGCCTCTAG
- a CDS encoding maleylpyruvate isomerase N-terminal domain-containing protein: MSDRSYVEWVAPIARTLAQDNRALLEFARAQPLEFWDRASVAEGWRNRDILAHVGGGNDQLLQIVLRATISRKPLGPETFGIDTDDANARGVEERRAWPIDRVIAEIEERQEETQYLFSQLSDTDRDVRGGSPMTLGDFLRLVQEERHDREHLQQLRASST; encoded by the coding sequence ATGAGTGACCGTTCGTACGTGGAATGGGTGGCGCCGATCGCGCGCACGCTCGCGCAGGACAATCGCGCGCTGTTGGAGTTCGCGCGCGCACAGCCGCTTGAGTTCTGGGACCGCGCGAGCGTCGCCGAGGGCTGGAGAAACCGCGACATCCTGGCGCACGTCGGCGGCGGCAACGATCAGCTCTTGCAGATCGTGTTGCGCGCCACCATCTCCCGTAAGCCGCTTGGCCCGGAAACGTTCGGCATCGATACCGACGACGCGAACGCGCGCGGAGTCGAAGAACGGCGCGCGTGGCCGATCGACCGCGTGATCGCCGAGATCGAAGAACGCCAGGAAGAGACGCAGTATCTGTTCTCGCAGCTCAGCGACACCGACCGCGACGTCCGCGGCGGGTCGCCGATGACGCTCGGCGACTTCCTGCGCCTCGTGCAGGAAGAACGCCACGATCGCGAGCACCTGCAGCAACTGCGAGCCTCGTCAACATAG
- a CDS encoding glycine--tRNA ligase: METLVSLCKRRGFIFQSSEIYGGLQGAWDYGPLGVEMTGNIKRAWWRAMVQERDDIVGLDASILMHPDVWRASGHVETFTDPMVDCRNCQGRFRADELDSDVCPTCGAKGQFTEPRMFNLMLRTFLGPVQDDAAVVYLRPETAQGIFVNFENVVNTTRRKLPFGIAQIGKSFRNEITPRNFIFRVRELEQMEMEYFCYPETSLEQHQRWIEERRSWYRRFGMKMENLRIRAHAQEELSHYSQATSDFEYRFPMGWGELEGVAHRGAYDLTQHAKASGKALSYYDEERKEHIVPHVIEPALGVGRCMLAFMTDGYDEETDDKGEKRVVLRLHSAIAPIKVAILPLSRNEKLVPAARKVHELVRKHWMTQYDDAQSIGRRYRRQDEIGTPLCVTVDFQTVEEDDAVTIRERDSMAQVRVPIEGVVDALRERLIDVS, translated from the coding sequence ATGGAGACGCTTGTTTCGCTGTGCAAACGGCGCGGATTCATCTTCCAGAGCAGCGAGATCTATGGCGGCCTGCAGGGCGCCTGGGACTACGGCCCGCTCGGCGTCGAAATGACCGGCAACATCAAGCGCGCCTGGTGGCGGGCGATGGTGCAGGAGCGCGACGACATCGTCGGGCTCGACGCGTCGATCCTCATGCACCCGGACGTCTGGCGCGCGAGCGGTCACGTCGAGACGTTCACCGACCCGATGGTCGACTGCCGCAACTGCCAGGGCCGCTTCCGCGCCGACGAGCTGGACTCCGACGTATGCCCCACCTGCGGCGCGAAGGGCCAGTTCACCGAGCCACGCATGTTCAACCTGATGTTGCGCACGTTCCTCGGGCCGGTGCAGGACGATGCGGCGGTGGTCTACCTGCGGCCCGAGACGGCGCAGGGCATCTTCGTCAACTTCGAAAACGTGGTGAACACCACGCGGCGCAAGCTGCCGTTCGGCATCGCGCAGATCGGCAAGTCGTTCCGCAACGAGATTACGCCGCGCAACTTCATCTTTCGCGTCCGCGAGCTGGAGCAGATGGAGATGGAGTACTTCTGCTACCCGGAGACGTCACTCGAACAGCATCAGCGTTGGATCGAAGAGCGCCGCTCCTGGTACCGGCGCTTCGGCATGAAGATGGAGAACCTGCGCATCCGCGCCCACGCGCAGGAGGAGCTTTCGCACTACTCGCAGGCGACGTCGGACTTCGAGTACCGCTTCCCGATGGGCTGGGGTGAGCTGGAAGGCGTGGCGCACCGCGGCGCCTACGACCTGACGCAGCACGCGAAGGCCAGCGGCAAGGCGCTCTCGTACTACGACGAGGAGCGCAAGGAGCACATCGTGCCGCACGTCATCGAGCCGGCGCTCGGCGTCGGGCGCTGCATGCTCGCGTTCATGACCGACGGCTACGACGAAGAGACCGACGACAAGGGCGAGAAGCGCGTCGTGCTGCGGCTGCACTCGGCCATCGCCCCGATCAAAGTCGCCATCCTGCCGCTGAGCCGCAACGAGAAGCTGGTGCCGGCGGCGCGCAAGGTACACGAACTGGTGCGCAAGCACTGGATGACGCAGTACGACGACGCGCAGAGCATCGGCCGGCGCTATCGCCGCCAGGACGAGATCGGCACGCCGCTATGCGTGACGGTGGACTTTCAGACCGTCGAAGAGGACGACGCCGTCACGATCCGCGAGCGCGACAGCATGGCGCAGGTCCGCGTGCCGATCGAAGGCGTCGTCGACGCTCTGCGAGAGCGACTGATCGACGTGTCGTGA
- a CDS encoding glycosyltransferase family 39 protein yields the protein MASRDEAAEVADSGPHAAPVSAAPANAAATTGLIARTGLTTFDIVTIVTLTAFTAAMRLWRLDSVPLGLHGDEAWTGLDARRILDEGWIGVYVDSALGQPTGPIYFAALLFTFLPETTFTVRFSMALLGIATIPLAYLAFSRMFNRTVGVFGAVILAVMTWHLHLGRTGFMVISWPFMEVAVLLALWLAFKHRRPELFVLAGSLTGLGVYTYNAYLLFVPVAFVPVAWMLFEQRNRTDRLRALYLAFAFAAVALLFALPLLRFMQEDSELYERHQRVVGVTHSEGWDDGSLADKADVLWDRAREWHNGLILGDRPDQGDGMAEFGLPPVEPVIYFLALAGLGIAIWNIRRKEYAVCVAAVLILPWGALLTVNDGLFRRTLGLAPFLALLAAIPLAMLWDVLRERRRDVIGVAGMALVAAVPAYAGAQATYDYFGPAQDTFTMRVVYPYQLEAATEVMDDLPRDTYIYFYSDRWRLTYETVRFLAPDVVGEDRSREYGSAADMPDSEVRYDIDREGRVAFVVMGDYLRDMDRIMRTHRGGRLIESTRDDEVLFRAYVLE from the coding sequence ATGGCATCTCGTGACGAAGCGGCGGAGGTCGCGGACAGCGGCCCGCATGCCGCGCCTGTCAGCGCCGCTCCAGCGAACGCCGCCGCAACGACCGGCCTGATCGCGCGCACCGGGCTGACGACGTTCGACATCGTTACGATCGTCACGCTGACCGCGTTCACGGCGGCGATGCGGCTATGGCGCCTGGACAGCGTGCCGCTGGGGCTGCACGGCGACGAGGCGTGGACCGGCCTCGACGCGCGCCGCATCCTCGACGAAGGCTGGATCGGCGTCTACGTGGACAGCGCGCTCGGCCAGCCGACGGGGCCGATCTACTTCGCCGCGCTGCTCTTCACGTTCCTGCCCGAAACGACGTTCACCGTCCGCTTCTCGATGGCGCTGCTCGGCATCGCGACGATCCCGCTCGCGTACCTGGCGTTCTCGCGAATGTTCAACCGCACGGTGGGCGTCTTCGGCGCTGTGATCCTCGCGGTGATGACCTGGCACCTGCACCTGGGCCGGACCGGCTTCATGGTGATCTCGTGGCCCTTCATGGAAGTCGCCGTACTGCTGGCGCTGTGGCTCGCGTTCAAGCATCGCCGCCCGGAGCTGTTCGTCTTGGCCGGCTCGCTCACGGGCCTGGGCGTGTATACGTACAACGCGTACCTGCTGTTCGTGCCGGTTGCCTTCGTGCCCGTCGCATGGATGCTGTTCGAGCAGAGAAATCGCACGGACAGGCTGCGGGCGTTGTATCTCGCGTTCGCGTTCGCGGCGGTGGCGCTCTTGTTCGCCTTGCCATTGCTGCGCTTCATGCAGGAGGACAGCGAACTCTACGAACGGCATCAACGAGTCGTCGGCGTCACCCACTCCGAGGGATGGGACGACGGAAGTCTCGCCGACAAGGCCGACGTGCTGTGGGACCGCGCACGCGAGTGGCACAACGGACTGATCCTCGGCGACCGCCCCGATCAGGGCGATGGCATGGCCGAGTTCGGACTGCCGCCCGTCGAGCCGGTGATCTACTTCCTCGCGCTCGCCGGTCTCGGAATCGCGATCTGGAACATACGACGCAAGGAGTACGCCGTCTGCGTCGCGGCCGTGCTCATCTTGCCGTGGGGCGCGTTGCTCACGGTCAACGATGGCCTCTTTCGCCGGACGCTCGGCCTTGCGCCCTTCCTCGCGCTGCTGGCAGCGATTCCGCTGGCGATGCTGTGGGACGTCCTGCGCGAGCGGCGCCGCGACGTGATCGGCGTCGCCGGCATGGCGCTGGTCGCCGCCGTGCCGGCGTATGCCGGCGCGCAGGCGACGTACGACTACTTCGGACCGGCGCAGGACACGTTCACGATGCGCGTCGTCTATCCCTATCAGCTCGAAGCTGCGACCGAGGTGATGGATGACTTGCCTCGCGACACCTACATCTACTTCTACAGCGACCGCTGGCGCCTGACCTATGAGACGGTGCGCTTCCTCGCGCCTGACGTCGTGGGCGAAGACCGCTCGCGCGAGTACGGTTCCGCCGCCGATATGCCGGACAGCGAAGTGCGGTACGACATCGACCGCGAGGGTCGCGTGGCGTTCGTGGTGATGGGCGACTACCTGAGGGATATGGATCGGATCATGCGAACGCACCGCGGCGGCCGGCTGATCGAGTCCACGCGCGATGATGAAGTGCTATTCCGCGCGTATGTGCTGGAGTAG
- a CDS encoding ABC transporter substrate-binding protein has protein sequence MDGAWAPEPWATRLELEAGGAEFLDEKDMWPDGKFVTTNLIVRTEFLEDHQEVVERLLRCARCTPRSNWRRRRRRNSPRNRSRPTFTRRMRPPGGCTSPAARFTLPSTPPYTGRTLRGA, from the coding sequence ATTGACGGCGCGTGGGCGCCCGAGCCGTGGGCGACGCGCCTGGAGCTCGAAGCCGGTGGCGCCGAATTCCTGGACGAGAAGGACATGTGGCCCGATGGCAAGTTCGTCACGACGAACCTCATCGTCCGCACCGAGTTCCTGGAAGACCACCAGGAGGTGGTCGAGCGGCTGTTGCGGTGCGCGCGCTGCACGCCGCGTTCGAACTGGAGAAGGCGGAGGCGGCGGAACTCTCCACGCAACCGTAGCCGGCCGACCTTCACTCGCCGGATGAGACCTCCCGGGGGATGCACGTCTCCTGCCGCCCGCTTCACCCTTCCCAGCACCCCGCCCTATACTGGCCGCACCCTGCGCGGAGCGTGA
- a CDS encoding cyclic-di-AMP receptor, whose protein sequence is MENGQNGQNGQLKLVVIIASDSDAERLTKKLVEQGYPATKISSTGGFLRKGNATILSGVEAAEVDQIVAMVRLECYARTEYVPVQTLPFFGEGSVLQEPIEVRVGGAILFVLDVERFEKT, encoded by the coding sequence TTGGAGAACGGACAAAATGGCCAGAACGGCCAGCTCAAGCTCGTCGTCATCATCGCGTCCGACTCCGACGCCGAACGCCTCACCAAGAAGCTCGTCGAACAGGGTTACCCGGCCACCAAGATCAGCAGCACCGGCGGCTTCCTCCGCAAGGGCAACGCCACGATTCTCTCTGGCGTCGAGGCCGCAGAGGTTGACCAGATCGTCGCCATGGTCCGCCTGGAGTGCTACGCCCGCACCGAGTACGTGCCCGTGCAGACGCTACCGTTCTTCGGCGAAGGCTCCGTATTGCAGGAACCGATCGAGGTGCGCGTCGGCGGCGCCATCCTGTTTGTGCTCGACGTGGAGCGTTTCGAGAAGACGTGA
- the rplA gene encoding 50S ribosomal protein L1 → MKRGKKYEEKAKLVDPERLYSPEEAIKLAKETSFAKFDETVELHLRTGLDPRHADQQIRGTSLLPHGLGKTVRVAVFAEGEAARNATEAGADEVGGDDLIKKVEGGHTDFDVALAERSLMGKVGRLGRVLGPKGLMPNPRSGTVVDADDMAKAVRDARQGRVEFRLDRTAIIHVPVGKVSFDEQALAENMASLLSEIVKAKPTGGKGVFIKTITMTTTMGPGIKLDPAPTLAMKAPA, encoded by the coding sequence ATGAAGCGAGGCAAGAAGTACGAAGAGAAGGCGAAGCTCGTCGATCCCGAGCGGTTGTATTCGCCCGAAGAGGCGATCAAGCTCGCGAAGGAGACGTCGTTCGCCAAGTTCGATGAGACGGTGGAGTTGCACCTGCGCACGGGGCTCGATCCGCGTCACGCCGACCAGCAGATCCGCGGCACGTCGCTGCTGCCGCACGGCCTCGGCAAGACCGTCCGAGTCGCCGTCTTCGCAGAGGGCGAGGCGGCGCGCAACGCGACGGAAGCGGGCGCCGACGAAGTTGGCGGCGACGACCTGATCAAGAAGGTCGAAGGCGGCCACACGGACTTCGACGTCGCGCTTGCCGAACGCAGCCTTATGGGCAAGGTCGGCCGCCTGGGCCGCGTGCTTGGTCCGAAAGGGTTGATGCCCAACCCGCGCTCCGGCACCGTCGTCGACGCGGACGACATGGCGAAAGCCGTCCGTGATGCGCGCCAGGGCCGCGTCGAGTTCCGGCTCGACCGGACGGCGATCATCCACGTGCCGGTCGGCAAAGTGAGCTTCGACGAGCAGGCGCTGGCGGAGAACATGGCCTCGTTGCTGTCGGAGATCGTGAAGGCGAAGCCGACGGGCGGCAAGGGCGTCTTCATCAAGACGATCACCATGACGACGACGATGGGCCCCGGCATCAAGCTCGACCCGGCGCCCACGCTCGCCATGAAGGCGCCGGCGTAA
- the rpmG gene encoding 50S ribosomal protein L33 — translation MAKKEDRQIITLACTECKERTYTTQKNRRNDPDRLELSKFCPRCRIHRPHREVR, via the coding sequence ATGGCGAAGAAGGAAGACCGGCAGATCATCACGCTCGCCTGCACCGAGTGCAAGGAGCGGACATATACCACGCAGAAGAACCGGCGAAACGACCCCGACCGGCTGGAGTTGAGCAAGTTCTGTCCGCGGTGCCGCATCCACCGGCCTCACCGAGAGGTCCGATAA
- a CDS encoding glycosyltransferase family 39 protein produces the protein MSAQQTIEAAPARTRVANRTLPAWLTSAWAIDLAFVTAIAVVALVVRTYDLANYPYGIHGDEASTGLDGRKILDGVDLWPYTAAALGQPSGPMYWTTPFVAVMGSTIAAVRLPMALLGVGTVVLGFFALRELFDRPTAYIGAVLIAFSSWLIFYNRTGYTASAMPFTEFASLLAVALALKHRWWPWSVAAGFVVGAGIYGYYSYPLFALGLGVFVLVHWAIERPRPAIVHARNVLVMGLMALLTIQSMWPYITSDAVGYQHDRIVFAVSNTPEYKAADEAGDTGAKVDLYWENATNLSRTLLTEGIPDASDGSGTTAALDTVTVVIAGAGLGVCVLLAIRRRRAAYLLPLIIMPFVLFGPLWSQGGYHRRSLGLLPFILMAAAVLLGYVWQSLAEQRPSQRGILTALVITLLAGYGAINVERYFDAPRDQPVSRFVYSPELTHAANFIKDEPDDAKIYFASERWSINYETVQYLVPDKSSADGDLEDRSEQFAREGTRAGFEDLDRSRTAVIVLVGSYREQANALAARYPEAEVLDGPLADGQPSFVALRLPPQ, from the coding sequence ATGAGCGCCCAACAGACCATCGAGGCGGCCCCGGCGCGGACGCGTGTCGCGAACCGCACGCTGCCCGCGTGGCTCACCAGCGCCTGGGCCATCGACCTGGCGTTCGTAACGGCGATCGCCGTCGTCGCGCTGGTCGTGCGCACCTACGACCTGGCGAACTACCCCTACGGGATCCACGGCGACGAGGCCTCGACGGGGCTGGACGGGCGGAAGATCCTCGATGGCGTCGACCTGTGGCCGTATACGGCGGCAGCGCTCGGGCAGCCCTCCGGGCCGATGTACTGGACGACGCCCTTCGTCGCCGTCATGGGCTCCACGATCGCAGCCGTGCGGTTGCCGATGGCGCTGCTGGGCGTGGGGACGGTCGTGCTCGGCTTCTTCGCGCTGCGCGAACTCTTCGACCGGCCGACGGCGTACATCGGCGCGGTGCTCATCGCGTTCTCCTCGTGGCTGATCTTCTACAACCGCACCGGCTACACCGCTTCCGCGATGCCATTCACGGAGTTCGCGTCGCTGCTCGCGGTGGCATTGGCGCTGAAGCATCGCTGGTGGCCATGGTCCGTGGCGGCGGGGTTCGTCGTGGGCGCCGGGATCTACGGCTACTACTCCTATCCCCTGTTCGCGCTCGGGCTCGGCGTTTTCGTGCTCGTGCACTGGGCGATCGAGCGGCCGCGGCCGGCGATCGTCCACGCGCGCAACGTGCTGGTGATGGGACTGATGGCGCTGCTCACCATCCAGTCCATGTGGCCGTACATCACGTCGGACGCCGTCGGCTATCAGCACGACCGAATCGTCTTCGCGGTGAGCAATACGCCTGAATACAAGGCCGCCGACGAGGCGGGCGATACCGGCGCGAAAGTCGACCTGTACTGGGAAAACGCCACGAACCTGTCGCGCACGCTCCTCACCGAGGGCATTCCCGACGCGTCGGACGGCTCGGGCACGACGGCGGCGCTCGACACGGTGACCGTCGTGATCGCGGGTGCCGGGCTGGGCGTCTGCGTGCTGCTGGCGATCAGGCGGCGGCGCGCGGCGTACCTGCTGCCGCTGATCATCATGCCGTTCGTGCTGTTCGGGCCGCTCTGGAGCCAGGGCGGCTACCATCGACGCTCGTTGGGGCTGCTGCCGTTCATCTTGATGGCGGCGGCTGTGCTGTTGGGCTACGTCTGGCAGTCGCTCGCGGAGCAGCGTCCTTCGCAGCGCGGCATCCTCACCGCGCTCGTGATCACGCTGCTGGCCGGTTACGGCGCCATCAACGTCGAACGCTACTTCGATGCACCGCGCGACCAGCCGGTGTCGCGGTTCGTCTACAGTCCCGAACTCACGCACGCGGCGAACTTCATCAAGGACGAGCCAGACGACGCCAAGATCTACTTCGCGTCGGAGCGCTGGAGCATCAACTACGAGACGGTGCAGTACCTGGTGCCCGACAAGTCCTCCGCGGACGGCGACCTCGAGGACCGATCCGAGCAGTTCGCCCGGGAAGGCACGCGGGCGGGCTTCGAGGACCTCGACCGATCGCGGACGGCTGTCATCGTGCTCGTCGGCTCGTACCGCGAGCAGGCGAATGCACTCGCCGCGCGCTATCCCGAAGCCGAGGTGCTCGACGGACCGCTGGCGGACGGCCAGCCTTCGTTCGTCGCCTTGCGATTGCCCCCGCAGTAG
- the secE gene encoding preprotein translocase subunit SecE, protein MSRALRRQQLISKPPAKSPGFKPSGPRPQKKQQATAQAEAARKRGFFDRMVPGYVRDIISELKKVSWPTREETTRLTVAVIVVAAAIGAMLGGVDIGFNWFVDNTILRD, encoded by the coding sequence ATGAGCCGCGCACTGCGCCGCCAACAGCTCATCTCCAAGCCGCCGGCGAAGTCGCCGGGCTTCAAGCCTTCGGGGCCGCGACCGCAGAAGAAGCAGCAGGCCACAGCGCAGGCAGAGGCCGCCCGGAAGCGCGGCTTCTTCGACCGCATGGTGCCCGGGTACGTCCGCGACATCATCAGCGAGCTGAAGAAGGTGTCGTGGCCGACGCGCGAGGAGACGACGCGGCTCACAGTGGCTGTGATCGTCGTCGCCGCCGCGATCGGCGCCATGCTTGGCGGTGTCGATATCGGATTCAACTGGTTCGTGGATAACACGATCTTGAGGGACTAG
- the rplK gene encoding 50S ribosomal protein L11, with product MAKKIRAVLTLQIEAGKANPAPPVGPALGQHGINIMGFCKEYNEKTANQAGTIIPAEITIFEDRSFSFILKTPPASDLLKKAAGIEKGSRAQKREKAGTITRSDVKRIAEMKMKDLNAADVDAAMKIIEGTARSMGIEVGA from the coding sequence ATGGCAAAGAAGATTCGGGCAGTACTCACGTTGCAGATCGAGGCTGGCAAAGCCAATCCGGCGCCGCCCGTCGGCCCGGCGCTGGGCCAGCACGGCATCAACATCATGGGCTTCTGCAAGGAGTACAACGAGAAGACGGCGAATCAGGCCGGCACGATCATCCCGGCGGAGATCACCATCTTCGAGGATCGGTCGTTTTCGTTCATCCTCAAGACACCGCCGGCGTCTGACCTGTTGAAGAAGGCGGCAGGCATCGAAAAGGGGAGCCGCGCGCAGAAGCGCGAGAAGGCCGGCACGATCACGCGCTCCGATGTCAAACGCATCGCCGAGATGAAGATGAAGGATCTGAACGCAGCAGATGTCGACGCTGCGATGAAGATCATCGAAGGGACGGCCCGCAGCATGGGCATCGAAGTAGGAGCATGA
- a CDS encoding nickel-binding protein — translation MDVHRNAQGLTREQLEQAHIGDLQFQEKYGVRYITYWWNADAGNVYCLVEAPSQEAATAVHSEAHGLVADTFIEVEPITVNAMMHLRQEDLPNGQTAPDTGEIDSGLRAIMFTDLAGSTAMLNALGDDAALRHVAAHNKILASCLDDHGGRRIKATGDGILATFSSVSRAVACTVAIQRAFAAHNATNIGPPLDVRIGLSAGEPVQDSDDLFGVAVNLAARVCDYADGGSIFTVNVVRELSIGKGHTFVDRGDTMFKGFADPVRVYEVAWRD, via the coding sequence ATGGACGTCCATCGGAACGCGCAGGGTTTGACGCGCGAGCAACTGGAGCAGGCGCACATTGGCGACCTGCAGTTCCAAGAGAAGTACGGCGTCCGCTACATCACCTACTGGTGGAACGCTGACGCGGGCAACGTGTACTGCCTGGTCGAGGCGCCTTCGCAGGAGGCGGCGACGGCGGTGCACAGCGAAGCGCACGGACTGGTCGCCGACACCTTCATCGAAGTCGAACCGATCACTGTGAACGCGATGATGCACCTGCGGCAGGAAGATCTGCCGAACGGGCAGACCGCGCCCGACACCGGCGAGATCGACTCGGGCCTGCGGGCGATCATGTTTACCGACCTGGCCGGCTCGACGGCGATGCTCAACGCCCTCGGCGATGACGCGGCTCTGCGGCACGTCGCGGCGCATAACAAGATCCTGGCGTCATGCCTGGACGATCACGGCGGGCGCCGCATTAAGGCCACCGGCGATGGCATCCTCGCGACGTTCAGTTCGGTCTCGCGCGCGGTTGCCTGCACCGTCGCGATCCAGCGTGCGTTCGCTGCGCACAATGCTACGAATATTGGCCCGCCGCTCGACGTGCGCATCGGCCTTTCCGCGGGCGAGCCCGTGCAGGACAGCGACGACCTGTTCGGCGTCGCGGTGAACCTCGCCGCGCGCGTCTGCGATTACGCGGACGGCGGCTCCATCTTCACGGTGAACGTCGTGCGCGAGCTGTCCATCGGCAAGGGGCACACGTTCGTCGACCGCGGCGACACGATGTTCAAGGGGTTCGCCGATCCTGTGCGCGTGTACGAGGTCGCGTGGCGGGATTGA